A single window of Culicoides brevitarsis isolate CSIRO-B50_1 chromosome 3, AGI_CSIRO_Cbre_v1, whole genome shotgun sequence DNA harbors:
- the LOC134835169 gene encoding NPC intracellular cholesterol transporter 2-like codes for MSTHYKIIFLLSLLQSLRGLEVRSCGSEPLPFQVSVDGCDAEPCKVVNKQKIHFEIDFKTPADTEALKAHAEAFLDNLQLPYEVPKENQNACQFITNTECPLKAGDEVTYELSFTVDTPIIQTLDLKFELKDDRNSSVFCIRTKVSIVES; via the exons ATGTCAACAcactacaaaataattttcctcctCAGTCTCCTTCAGTCGCTAAGAGGTCTCGAAGTACGATCATGCGGATCGGAGCCTTTGCCATTTCAAGTGTCAGTTGATGGTTGCGATGCCGAGCCATGCAAAGTTGTTAACAAGCAAAAGATACATTTTGAGATCGACTTTAAAACAC CTGCTGATACTGAAGCTCTGAAGGCACATGCAGAAGCTTTTTTGGATAACCTTCAACTACCCTATGAGGTCCCGAAGGAAAATCAAAATGCTTGTCAGTTCATAACGAATACTGAATGCCCTTTGAAGGCAGGAGACGAAGTGACTTATGAGCTTAGCTTCACAGTTGATACTCCGATCATTCAGACTCTGGATCTGAAGTTTGAGCTCAAGGATGATCGTAATAGTTCAGTGTTTTGTATTAGAACCAAAGTCTCGATTGtagaaagttaa
- the LOC134834758 gene encoding allatostatin-A isoform X5: MRAYALAAILSCYMGLIVCAPAETSAVSDHMQHQTRLTGRSPNYNFGLGKRSYSAYNFGLGKRSENFDYDDDLQLAEQLLSNWETARLVDSEMPSDYDVESFRGKKNYFPRPSTVYEPKRSRPYSFGLGKRARAYDFGLGKKRSNEEFDKRLPNRYNFGLGRR, from the exons ATGCGTGCGTATGCTCTTGCTGCTATCCTCTCGTGCTACATGGGGCTCATCGTGTGCGCGCCTGCCGAGACATCTGCCGTTTCGGATCACATGCAACACCAGACCAGATTGACGGGACGATCGCCAAACTACAACTTTGGCTTAGGAAAAAGAAG TTACAGCGCCTACAATTTCGGACTGGGCAAACGTTCGGAGAATTTCGACTACGACGACGATCTTCAACTGGCGGAGCAGCTTTTGAGTAATTGGGAAACCGCTCGATTAGTTGACAGCGAAATGCCATCGGATTACGACGTGGAGTCATTTCGAGGAA aaaaaaattatttccctcGACCGTCGACAGTGTACGAGCCAAAGAGATCACGCCCCTACAGCTTCGGACTTGGCAAGCGGGCACGCGCCTACGACTTCGGCTTAGGTAAAAAACGCTCAAACGAGGAATTTGATAAACGATTACCAAATCGATACAATTTCGGTTTAGGAAGACGCTAA
- the LOC134834758 gene encoding helicostatins isoform X4 — MRAYALAAILSCYMGLIVCAPAETSAVSDHMQHQTRLTGRSPNYNFGLGKRRYILRTTELGTKRIPHYDFGLGRKRSVYSAYNFGLGKRSENFDYDDDLQLAEQLLSNWETARLVDSEMPSDYDVESFRGKKNYFPRPSTVYEPKRSRPYSFGLGKRARAYDFGLGRR; from the exons ATGCGTGCGTATGCTCTTGCTGCTATCCTCTCGTGCTACATGGGGCTCATCGTGTGCGCGCCTGCCGAGACATCTGCCGTTTCGGATCACATGCAACACCAGACCAGATTGACGGGACGATCGCCAAACTACAACTTTGGCTTAGGAAAAAGAAGGTATATTCTACGAACTACAGAACTGGGTACCAAAAGAATTCCGCATTATGATTTCGGTTTAGGTCGTAAACGATCTGT TTACAGCGCCTACAATTTCGGACTGGGCAAACGTTCGGAGAATTTCGACTACGACGACGATCTTCAACTGGCGGAGCAGCTTTTGAGTAATTGGGAAACCGCTCGATTAGTTGACAGCGAAATGCCATCGGATTACGACGTGGAGTCATTTCGAGGAA aaaaaaattatttccctcGACCGTCGACAGTGTACGAGCCAAAGAGATCACGCCCCTACAGCTTCGGACTTGGCAAGCGGGCACGCGCCTACGACTTCGGCTTAG GAAGACGCTAA
- the LOC134834758 gene encoding allatostatin-A isoform X1, producing the protein MRAYALAAILSCYMGLIVCAPAETSAVSDHMQHQTRLTGRSPNYNFGLGKRRYILRTTELGTKRIPHYDFGLGRKRSVYSAYNFGLGKRSENFDYDDDLQLAEQLLSNWETARLVDSEMPSDYDVESFRGKKNYFPRPSTVYEPKRSRPYSFGLGKRARAYDFGLGKKRSNEEFDKRLPNRYNFGLGRR; encoded by the exons ATGCGTGCGTATGCTCTTGCTGCTATCCTCTCGTGCTACATGGGGCTCATCGTGTGCGCGCCTGCCGAGACATCTGCCGTTTCGGATCACATGCAACACCAGACCAGATTGACGGGACGATCGCCAAACTACAACTTTGGCTTAGGAAAAAGAAGGTATATTCTACGAACTACAGAACTGGGTACCAAAAGAATTCCGCATTATGATTTCGGTTTAGGTCGTAAACGATCTGT TTACAGCGCCTACAATTTCGGACTGGGCAAACGTTCGGAGAATTTCGACTACGACGACGATCTTCAACTGGCGGAGCAGCTTTTGAGTAATTGGGAAACCGCTCGATTAGTTGACAGCGAAATGCCATCGGATTACGACGTGGAGTCATTTCGAGGAA aaaaaaattatttccctcGACCGTCGACAGTGTACGAGCCAAAGAGATCACGCCCCTACAGCTTCGGACTTGGCAAGCGGGCACGCGCCTACGACTTCGGCTTAGGTAAAAAACGCTCAAACGAGGAATTTGATAAACGATTACCAAATCGATACAATTTCGGTTTAGGAAGACGCTAA
- the LOC134834758 gene encoding helicostatins isoform X7, producing the protein MRAYALAAILSCYMGLIVCAPAETSAVSDHMQHQTRLTGRSPNYNFGLGKRRYILRTTELGTKRIPHYDFGLGRKRSVYSAYNFGLGKRSENFDYDDDLQLAEQLLSNWETARLVDSEMPSDYDVESFRGMYEPKRSRPYSFGLGKRARAYDFGLGRR; encoded by the exons ATGCGTGCGTATGCTCTTGCTGCTATCCTCTCGTGCTACATGGGGCTCATCGTGTGCGCGCCTGCCGAGACATCTGCCGTTTCGGATCACATGCAACACCAGACCAGATTGACGGGACGATCGCCAAACTACAACTTTGGCTTAGGAAAAAGAAGGTATATTCTACGAACTACAGAACTGGGTACCAAAAGAATTCCGCATTATGATTTCGGTTTAGGTCGTAAACGATCTGT TTACAGCGCCTACAATTTCGGACTGGGCAAACGTTCGGAGAATTTCGACTACGACGACGATCTTCAACTGGCGGAGCAGCTTTTGAGTAATTGGGAAACCGCTCGATTAGTTGACAGCGAAATGCCATCGGATTACGACGTGGAGTCATTTCGAGGAA TGTACGAGCCAAAGAGATCACGCCCCTACAGCTTCGGACTTGGCAAGCGGGCACGCGCCTACGACTTCGGCTTAG GAAGACGCTAA
- the LOC134834758 gene encoding allatostatin-A isoform X3 yields the protein MRAYALAAILSCYMGLIVCAPAETSAVSDHMQHQTRLTGRSPNYNFGLGKRRYILRTTELGTKRIPHYDFGLGRKRSVYSAYNFGLGKRSENFDYDDDLQLAEQLLSNWETARLVDSEMPSDYDVESFRGMYEPKRSRPYSFGLGKRARAYDFGLGKKRSNEEFDKRLPNRYNFGLGRR from the exons ATGCGTGCGTATGCTCTTGCTGCTATCCTCTCGTGCTACATGGGGCTCATCGTGTGCGCGCCTGCCGAGACATCTGCCGTTTCGGATCACATGCAACACCAGACCAGATTGACGGGACGATCGCCAAACTACAACTTTGGCTTAGGAAAAAGAAGGTATATTCTACGAACTACAGAACTGGGTACCAAAAGAATTCCGCATTATGATTTCGGTTTAGGTCGTAAACGATCTGT TTACAGCGCCTACAATTTCGGACTGGGCAAACGTTCGGAGAATTTCGACTACGACGACGATCTTCAACTGGCGGAGCAGCTTTTGAGTAATTGGGAAACCGCTCGATTAGTTGACAGCGAAATGCCATCGGATTACGACGTGGAGTCATTTCGAGGAA TGTACGAGCCAAAGAGATCACGCCCCTACAGCTTCGGACTTGGCAAGCGGGCACGCGCCTACGACTTCGGCTTAGGTAAAAAACGCTCAAACGAGGAATTTGATAAACGATTACCAAATCGATACAATTTCGGTTTAGGAAGACGCTAA
- the LOC134834758 gene encoding allatostatin-A isoform X6, translating to MRAYALAAILSCYMGLIVCAPAETSAVSDHMQHQTRLTGRSPNYNFGLGKRSAYNFGLGKRSENFDYDDDLQLAEQLLSNWETARLVDSEMPSDYDVESFRGKKNYFPRPSTVYEPKRSRPYSFGLGKRARAYDFGLGKKRSNEEFDKRLPNRYNFGLGRR from the exons ATGCGTGCGTATGCTCTTGCTGCTATCCTCTCGTGCTACATGGGGCTCATCGTGTGCGCGCCTGCCGAGACATCTGCCGTTTCGGATCACATGCAACACCAGACCAGATTGACGGGACGATCGCCAAACTACAACTTTGGCTTAGGAAAAAGAAG CGCCTACAATTTCGGACTGGGCAAACGTTCGGAGAATTTCGACTACGACGACGATCTTCAACTGGCGGAGCAGCTTTTGAGTAATTGGGAAACCGCTCGATTAGTTGACAGCGAAATGCCATCGGATTACGACGTGGAGTCATTTCGAGGAA aaaaaaattatttccctcGACCGTCGACAGTGTACGAGCCAAAGAGATCACGCCCCTACAGCTTCGGACTTGGCAAGCGGGCACGCGCCTACGACTTCGGCTTAGGTAAAAAACGCTCAAACGAGGAATTTGATAAACGATTACCAAATCGATACAATTTCGGTTTAGGAAGACGCTAA
- the LOC134834758 gene encoding allatostatin-A isoform X2, whose protein sequence is MRAYALAAILSCYMGLIVCAPAETSAVSDHMQHQTRLTGRSPNYNFGLGKRRYILRTTELGTKRIPHYDFGLGRKRSVAYNFGLGKRSENFDYDDDLQLAEQLLSNWETARLVDSEMPSDYDVESFRGKKNYFPRPSTVYEPKRSRPYSFGLGKRARAYDFGLGKKRSNEEFDKRLPNRYNFGLGRR, encoded by the exons ATGCGTGCGTATGCTCTTGCTGCTATCCTCTCGTGCTACATGGGGCTCATCGTGTGCGCGCCTGCCGAGACATCTGCCGTTTCGGATCACATGCAACACCAGACCAGATTGACGGGACGATCGCCAAACTACAACTTTGGCTTAGGAAAAAGAAGGTATATTCTACGAACTACAGAACTGGGTACCAAAAGAATTCCGCATTATGATTTCGGTTTAGGTCGTAAACGATCTGT CGCCTACAATTTCGGACTGGGCAAACGTTCGGAGAATTTCGACTACGACGACGATCTTCAACTGGCGGAGCAGCTTTTGAGTAATTGGGAAACCGCTCGATTAGTTGACAGCGAAATGCCATCGGATTACGACGTGGAGTCATTTCGAGGAA aaaaaaattatttccctcGACCGTCGACAGTGTACGAGCCAAAGAGATCACGCCCCTACAGCTTCGGACTTGGCAAGCGGGCACGCGCCTACGACTTCGGCTTAGGTAAAAAACGCTCAAACGAGGAATTTGATAAACGATTACCAAATCGATACAATTTCGGTTTAGGAAGACGCTAA